In Herpetosiphonaceae bacterium, the sequence GCGGCTTGCAGCCCTGAGCGCTCAGGCGCGGGCAATACGCGCCGATCGACCTTGCCGTTCTCGGTCAGCGGCAGCGCGTCGAGCAGCACAAACGCGGATGGGATCATGTAGGCGGGCAGGCGTGCCCCCAGGAACTGCCGCAGTTCAGAGTTCCAGGTTTCGGATTCCTGGTTGCTTGGTGCCTGGTTTGTCGCAACGTACGCCACGAGGCGGGGATCGCCAGGTGTGTCCTCGCGCAGGAGCACGACGGCCTCGCGCACGGCGGGATGCTCGGCCAGCACGGCCTCGATCTCGCCCAGCTCGATCCGAAAGCCGCGCAGCTTCACCTGCTGGTCGATCCGCCCCAGGAACTCCAGCGTTCCGTCCGCCAGATACCGCGCCAGGTCGCCCGTCTTGTACAGCCGCCCGCCCCCCGTGCCGCTGAACGGATCGGGCACGAACGTCGCGCCGGTCAGCGCGGGCTGGTT encodes:
- a CDS encoding phosphopantetheine-binding protein — protein: SLPSVIPIGRPIANTQLYVLDRQMQPVPLGAHGELYIGGDGVGRGYLNQPALTGATFVPDPFSGTGGGRLYKTGDLARYLADGTLEFLGRIDQQVKLRGFRIELGEIEAVLAEHPAVREAVVLLREDTPGDPRLVAYVATNQAPSNQESETWNSELRQFLGARLPAYMIPSAFVLLDALPLTENGKVDRRVLPAPERSGLQAADRVQPPRTPTEEAIAGIWSEVLQLDRIGMRDNFFELGGHSLLATQVIARLRSTFQIDLPVHRLFETPTIAALAEHIDMVRWATSGIDVPADDDREEGRL